Proteins encoded within one genomic window of Triticum aestivum cultivar Chinese Spring chromosome 2D, IWGSC CS RefSeq v2.1, whole genome shotgun sequence:
- the LOC123048336 gene encoding wall-associated receptor kinase 5-like — MPIRYWSLGETIICGSHEPTTMIPAAALTVLLLQLRLSTAASHVTAGAGPLPHCQTSCGAVEVPYPFGIGDGCYWPGFNLTCDRTRGREPRLLVGADLQVVEISLTNSTVRIVDIAGQVRLTFSAGLDGNGTWGGLGAASPYVLSEMRNQFVVTGCNVQVTLVGESDDSSGGNVICCCSSFCSTNNKLTGALTSSPGYGAAGCCDTPIPIGRPSYGVEMKSLDSRNEYAHRLPIAVRIAERGWFESAYAVLLNDSPGYSPSRRPAVPVVLDFAVDSKPVMLPGMATSGCPVDARRSACQSSHASCRNVSGKYRSGYVCRCLDGYRGNPYLAGGCKDVDECALPGMCFGECINTAGGHLCRCQRGAHGDPRITNGCTKSYLGLSAGIGVGSGAAFLIMVIGAIFVTRKMKQRRGKMLKKKFFKQNRGHLLQQLVSQKADIAERMIIPLVELHKATNNFDKAREIGGGGHGTVYKGIMSDLQVVAIKKSKVAIQREIDEFINEIAILSQINHRNVVKLHGCCLETEVPLLVYEFISNGTLYHHLHVQETMSSLPWEDRLRIATEIARALTYLHSAVAFPIVHRDIKSPNILLDGTLMAKVSDFGASRFIPADQTKTSTAVQGTFGYLDPVYFYSGKLTEKSDVYSFGVLLMELLTRKKPCSYRSSEEETLVSYFTASLEAGKLIHVLDPQVMEEGGKEVEEVAMLAVACTRIERDHRPTMRQVEMTLESLGAVHDSFMPKYQVVVGTTMEGTSRQYSLEAEHLLSSRYPR; from the exons ATGCCTATAAGGTATTGGAGTCTCGGAGAGACAATCATCTGCGGCAGCCACGAGCCCACGACTATGATTCCGGCAGCAGCTTTGACGGTGTTGCTGCTCCAGCTCCGCCTATCCACGGCAGCGTCTCATGTTACGGCCGGTGCAGGGCCGTTGCCGCACTGCCAGACCAGCTGCGGCGCCGTGGAAGTGCCCTACCCATTCGGCATCGGCGACGGGTGCTACTGGCCAGGGTTCAACCTCACCTGCGACCGGACACGCGGCAGGGAGCCGCGGCTGCTCGTCGGCGCCGACCTCCAGGTCGTCGAGATCTCCCTGACCAACTCCACGGTGCGGATCGTGGACATCGCAGGCCAGGTGAGGCTCACCTTCTCCGCGGGCCTCGACGGCAACGGCACGTGGGGCGGCCTCGGCGCCGCCAGCCCTTACGTGTTGTCAGAGATGCGCAACCAGTTCGTCGTCACGGGGTGCAACGTGCAGGTCACGCTGGTTGGGGAGAGCGACGACAGCAGCGGTGGCAACGTCATCTGCTGCTGCTCCTCCTTCTGCTCCACCAACAACAAGCTGACGGGTGCCCTGACGAGCTCCCCTGGCTACGGCGCTGCCGGCTGCTGCGACACACCCATCCCAATAGGCCGCCCCTCCTACGGCGTGGAGATGAAGTCGCTGGACTCGAGGAACGAGTACGCCCACAGGCTGCCCATCGCGGTGCGCATCGCCGAGAGGGGTTGGTTTGAGAGCGCCTATGCCGTGCTGCTCAACGACTCACCCGGGTACTCACCCTCGCGCCGCCCGGCGGTCCCCGTCGTCCTTGATTTTGCGGTGGATTCCAAGCCGGTGATGCTGCCAGGGATGGCGACGTCGGGCTGCCCTGTGGACGCGCGGAGGAGCGCGTGCCAGAGCAGCCATGCCTCCTGCCGCAACGTCTCCGGAAAGTACCGCAGCGGGTACGTGTGCCGGTGCCTTGACGGGTACCGGGGTAACCCATACCTCGCGGGCGGATGCAAGGACGTCGACGAGTGTGCGCTTCCGGGCATGTGCTTCGGCGAGTGCATCAACACGGCCGGAGGGCACCTATGCCGATGCCAGCGTGGCGCACATGGTGACCCGCGCATAACAAATGGATGCACCAAATCTTATCTAG GTTTAAGTGCAGGCATAGGAGTTGGCAGTGGAGCGGCCTTTCTAATCATGGTAATTGGTGCTATTTTCGTGACCCGAAAGATGAAGCAACGCAGGGGGAAAATGCTCAAGAAGAAATTCTTCAAGCAAAATCGAGGGCATTTGTTGCAacaattggtgtctcaaaaggcggACATCGCTGAGAGGATGATCATCCCCTTGGTGGAGCTACACAAGGCCACCAACAATTTTGACAAAGCTCGCGAGATTGGTGGAGGAGGGCATGGCACGGTCTACAAAGGCATCATGTCAGACCTGCAAGTCGTGGCGATCAAGAAGTCCAAGGTCGCGATCCAGAGGGAGATTGACGAGTTCATAAATGAGATAGCGATCCTCTCGCAGATCAATCATCGAAATGTGGTGAAGCTCCATGGGTGCTGCCTCGAGACGGAGGTGCCGCTACTGGTTTACGAGTTCATCTCTAATGGGACCCTTTACCATCATCTCCATGTCCAAGAAACCATGTCATCCCTGCCATGGGAAGATCGGCTGAGGATCGCCACCGAAATAGCAAGAGCTCTAACCTACCTTCACTCAGCCGTGGCGTTCCCTATAGTCCATAGGGATATTAAGTCCCCAAACATTCTGTTAGATGGCACTCTCATGGCAAAGGTGTCGGACTTTGGAGCTTCGAGGTTCATTCCTGCCGACCAAACAAAGACCTCGACCGCAGTCCAAGGGACATTTGGGTACCTAGACCCCGTGTATTTCTACTCAGGAAAGCTCACCGAGAAAAGCGATGTTTACAGCTTCGGCGTCCTCCTCATGGAGCTTCTCACTAGGAAAAAACCATGCTCATATCGGTCATCCGAGGAGGAAACCCTTGTCTCATATTTCACTGCTTCGCTAGAAGCAGGCAAACTGATTCATGTGCTAGATCCTCAAGTGATGGAAGAAGGCGGCAAGGAAGTTGAAGAAGTGGCTATGTTGGCAGTAGCATGCACGAGGATTGAAAGAGACCACCGGCCAACCATGAGGCAAGTGGAGATGACACTTGAGAGCCTTGGAGCCGTGCATGATAGCTTTATGCCGAAGTATCAAGTGGTTGTGGGTACAACCATGGAGGGAACGAGCCGACAATATAGCTTGGAAGCAGAACATTTGTTGTCATCAAGATACCCCCGGTAG